From the Paenibacillus sp. MMS20-IR301 genome, the window CTTCAGGCTGCCCTTCTCATCCGGGTACGAAGCCAGAAAAAAAACGCCTTCCAGCTGGTCGGCATGTTCTGCGGCAAAGCGTGAAGCCATCACGCCGCCAAGCGAGTGGCCGCCAAGCACAAAGGATTGTGACGGATGAACACGGATAATCTCTTCCGCAGCATCACCCTTGATGACCGCCAGATTCAGCGGCATTCTGGCGATATAGAACGGGTGGCCGGCTGCGGCAATCTTCTTGGCCAGCGGAGCATAAGCCTCTGCCTCTACCAGTGCGCCAGGATAAAAAATCACAGCGGTACCCAGGGTAACCGCAGGCTCAAACGAGATCCAGTTGTCATTCTGTTCCACGGAGACCCCTCCGGCGGATACAAGTGCCGACTCGGCTCTTTCCGCCGGCTGATACGGAGTCAGATATCTCCATATAAACACTCCGGCAATCATCAGAATCAATACAATTCCCGTGAAAACACGGCGTTTGGTAAGGACTTTTCTCATAGTGTTCACTCCCGAATACTGCATACAGAAAATTATAGAGGAATCAATGAATTCTAACAACCTTCAAGACATCGCCACAATTAAGCGCTCTGATAGCGCTTACTATTGTGATGTATTTCACAATTTATTTATCGAAAATCGTGTATTTTAAAATTAAAGTATTAATCAGTAGACAACACGCATTTACCGCAATCAGATGGAGGTAACGCCATGACCCGGGATAGCCTGCTTGCCACGCGCGGGGAAACTTTTTTCCTCAATTTGCGCTTCATGCTTATTGTTACTGTATTTGTGGCCAATGCGGTCGAACCCCTGATTGGTGACATGAGCGGGCTTCACGCCCTTTACCAGTGGATCTTCAGCTTTCATATGCCGCTGTTTGTGCTTGTGACCGGGTACTTTGCCCGTCAGAGCCTGTACGGAACAGCCGGCCGCAGAGTGCTGCTGCAGATCGGACTGCAATACGTTATTTTTCAGAGTCTCTATTCGCTGCTTGATGTTTCCTTCTTCCATGTAACTAACATTCATCACTCCTTCTTCGCTCCTTATCTGCTGCTGTGGTTCCTGGCTAGCCACGCCTTCTGGCGCCTGCTGATGCTCGGGATGAGCCGCTGGTCACGGGGGGCACAGTTTACCTTTGCCTTAATCGCAGGTGTAGCCGTGGGATATCTGCAGCTCGACGGCGTCTGGTTCAGCATCAGCCGCACCTTTGTGTATCTGCCGTTTTTTATTCTAGGATACCATTTCTCGTTCGCAGCTTTTGTCAAGATG encodes:
- a CDS encoding alpha/beta hydrolase; amino-acid sequence: MRKVLTKRRVFTGIVLILMIAGVFIWRYLTPYQPAERAESALVSAGGVSVEQNDNWISFEPAVTLGTAVIFYPGALVEAEAYAPLAKKIAAAGHPFYIARMPLNLAVIKGDAAEEIIRVHPSQSFVLGGHSLGGVMASRFAAEHADQLEGVFFLASYPDEKGSLKDTTLSVLSVLGTEDEVVDQDSYNKGRAYIPGNTVYVSIPGGNHAQYGSYGPQKGDGTATISEEEQQSRTARAMLDWIGNLRQSK
- a CDS encoding fucose 4-O-acetylase, which produces MTRDSLLATRGETFFLNLRFMLIVTVFVANAVEPLIGDMSGLHALYQWIFSFHMPLFVLVTGYFARQSLYGTAGRRVLLQIGLQYVIFQSLYSLLDVSFFHVTNIHHSFFAPYLLLWFLASHAFWRLLMLGMSRWSRGAQFTFALIAGVAVGYLQLDGVWFSISRTFVYLPFFILGYHFSFAAFVKMYQRYVKITAAAVSVALLVLAGLIGHILPLGWMYGSMTYMQLGAGEWYAGVFRLAMYVLQFASSLAFLGLVPFAASRMTELGRRTLYVFLLHGLVVRAAAASGVYAYIGNAADAAVLLACALSCTVLLAHPAVKRLLNPLVEPPVEWMLSLRRAAVRRSL